From Halanaeroarchaeum sulfurireducens, a single genomic window includes:
- a CDS encoding twin-arginine translocase subunit TatC, giving the protein MGEDPADESGKEGVDEETDRHDEDDTSEETPTQDDTSEETPTQDDTSEETPTQDDTSEETPTQDDTSAQSQGAGDEGDEMSADDFDVEVNAGMEIGSEPDYTGRPGSDDEEAEWTAKMPGSSDGESSGDSEAATDESDAAGEETEAATDESDAAGEETEAATDESDATAEETDGAMAETGAAADDPDSTAIERKAETGPQTDEEQPLADHVEEMIKRLGIVLVIAGGVSLAAFPFAEGVITFLWYSVLPGSVSQPHVYHPLELVLTQLKTASLAGLVVALPAFVYQTYAFMRPGLYPHERRYYLAAVPTSLILALVGMTFAYFIVLPAVMNYFLYYSKEVVDIAFALGQTFNLILILIGYLALVFQIPLFIMLAIMMGLTTRQWMQDRRLIFWGVFLGVSFLFSPDPTGMAPIIVAATMVALFEGTLLLLQWTNRG; this is encoded by the coding sequence ATGGGAGAGGACCCGGCGGACGAATCCGGGAAAGAGGGGGTCGACGAGGAGACCGACCGTCACGACGAGGACGATACGTCCGAAGAGACGCCCACCCAGGACGATACGTCCGAAGAGACGCCCACCCAGGACGATACGTCCGAAGAGACGCCCACCCAGGACGACACGTCCGAAGAGACGCCCACCCAGGACGATACGTCAGCGCAGTCCCAAGGCGCAGGCGACGAGGGCGACGAGATGTCGGCCGACGACTTCGACGTTGAGGTCAACGCAGGCATGGAAATCGGGTCGGAGCCTGACTATACCGGACGACCGGGGTCCGACGACGAGGAGGCCGAATGGACCGCGAAGATGCCCGGTTCGTCGGATGGGGAGTCGTCCGGCGATTCGGAGGCGGCGACCGACGAGTCAGACGCGGCAGGCGAGGAAACGGAGGCGGCGACCGACGAGTCAGACGCGGCAGGCGAGGAAACGGAGGCGGCGACCGACGAGTCGGACGCGACTGCCGAGGAGACGGACGGGGCGATGGCCGAAACGGGTGCGGCTGCCGACGATCCGGACTCGACCGCGATCGAACGCAAGGCGGAAACGGGCCCGCAAACCGACGAAGAACAGCCGCTCGCTGATCACGTCGAGGAGATGATCAAGCGTCTGGGCATCGTCCTCGTCATCGCTGGGGGTGTGAGCCTCGCGGCGTTCCCGTTCGCCGAGGGCGTCATCACCTTCCTGTGGTACTCGGTGCTGCCCGGATCGGTCTCCCAGCCACACGTCTATCATCCCCTCGAGCTCGTCCTCACACAGCTCAAGACGGCGAGTCTGGCGGGACTGGTCGTGGCCCTCCCGGCGTTCGTCTACCAGACCTACGCGTTCATGCGCCCCGGGCTCTATCCCCACGAGCGGCGGTACTACCTGGCCGCCGTGCCGACCAGTCTGATACTCGCGCTGGTCGGAATGACGTTCGCCTACTTCATCGTCCTCCCGGCGGTCATGAACTACTTCCTCTACTACTCAAAGGAGGTCGTCGACATCGCCTTCGCGCTGGGACAGACGTTCAACCTCATTCTCATCCTGATCGGGTATCTCGCGCTCGTCTTCCAGATTCCGCTGTTCATCATGCTCGCGATCATGATGGGGCTGACGACCCGGCAGTGGATGCAGGACCGGCGTCTCATCTTCTGGGGGGTCTTTCTGGGCGTGTCGTTCCTCTTCAGCCCGGATCCGACCGGCATGGCGCCGATCATCGTGGCCGCGACGATGGTCGCGCTCTTCGAGGGCACGCTGTTGCTCCTGCAGTGGACCAACCGGGGCTGA